In the Paramisgurnus dabryanus chromosome 5, PD_genome_1.1, whole genome shotgun sequence genome, one interval contains:
- the ajm1 gene encoding apical junction component 1 homolog, which translates to MTRTDPPDILGSAVYQDVKVNSLSSHSKSHHPLKQCDSPFISKLEDTRKSKKRHCRSFDTKSKDKLRYQTLAMEYPHRRAERYAANPEVAWNALGRQQGHRFSSPDLFTYRLASQPIPAELPADVVVTDVKRRTRSRSASRVQTSLTPVSFDASPPVARRGRESQRAHRNAQVRSEVSSRGESSYADTRAHPLSDVHPIKLQPQRTDTSRYSPVYTPEDFDEGRSEKPATSPHVRCRVDIKPDESARQHDGRKPATPQGDVPWQKYPSGGGRSLTVPRHFSSSRTTTPTESFTGEYRQAYQYSQSMPNSYMQPMEIPLQKAVSPREPREHYRRERRAHSSPNVPTKFFYAEDLGKYGSSAPSRTYYQDDRYSVPSQAYSPKIQYVQDPRTHIVHAVSAGPYYTDVDSYHYPAQPVYPKTYAASEPGAYIIQTPPARTFYGDDPRTYQIQTAPPRIFYMGDPYAQSVEHHYPSRAYYTEGRRHARAVQPQSDDWYGSEVSGYSSHYPSSYVSQVTPTRVRQEPKLTTWYANPCMEPERPATEPRPYSRSWDNILDTQVEREQPVPRGKSDENLLCQGIETSNERPKPVVVNLSSSPRRYAALSLSENSLLDKSPTEARSSSSKLWFVTPEITITDNDIRPSNISKTETRSASWDVLDPKSAPNQAGPQCETKSHPVESTKDKVHGSTSLQQSLEQLDELLADLVVDYKPPARRPSEDLLDQLKKLIDEEEAVSSARKDSVADSEGSMPLDKQPTSIKIDPDALRDTDGSCDGLRSTEECSPDQSPDEDDTMMCSNNRCRRTETLFNACLYFKSCHSCYTYYCSRNCRREDWDVHKESCLYGRIGSVCRHVIKYCRETTEVHKAFSRIAKVGYLSRGRGVLFVGFPNPGSSTNFLQFGLESLLMSPTYLSLRELESFKDNLGDYCKELQEAGKEYDPNECFLLNVSIAVGDQVPDGPSPRVQAPTVRKFAKIALASYSPEKKSQRKESDMETLILTPPPGMADIDKEGEEGRKSREICFINIQRELRIRGVFLRHEYPHVYQKLCEFVENNRRFTPTTIYPIDKRTGKQFMCMIMAASEPRTLDWVANPHLLDDII; encoded by the coding sequence ATGACACGCACAGATCCACCTGACATACTAGGATCAGCTGTGTATCAAGATGTCAAAGTGAATTCCCTCTCGAGCCACTCCAAATCTCATCATCCCTTAAAACAATGTGATTCTCCATTCATCAGCAAACTGGAGGACACTCGAAAAAGCAAAAAGAGGCACTGCCGCAGCTTTGACACCAAGTCTAAGGACAAACTCAGATATCAAACATTAGCGATGGAATATCCACACAGAAGGGCTGAAAGGTACGCGGCCAATCCAGAGGTCGCCTGGAATGCCTTAGGTCGCCAACAAGGGCACCGTTTCTCTTCCCCGGACCTGTTTACCTATCGTCTCGCCTCCCAGCCGATACCCGCTGAACTGCCTGCTGACGTTGTTGTGACAGACGTAAAGAGAAGGACCAGATCGAGAAGTGCCTCGCGGGTTCAGACCAGCCTCACCCCGGTATCGTTTGATGCTTCCCCTCCAGTGGCCAGGAGGGGCCGGGAATCTCAGAGGGCACACAGAAACGCTCAAGTAAGGTCAGAGGTTTCTTCAAGAGGAGAGTCTTCCTATGCTGATACTCGAGCACACCCATTAAGTGATGTTCACCCTATTAAACTGCAGCCACAGAGAACCGATACAAGCAGGTACTCCCCTGTGTACACTCCTGAAGACTTTGATGAAGGAAGGTCGGAGAAACCCGCTACTAGTCCTCATGTTCGGTGTCGGGTAGACATTAAACCAGATGAGTCAGCCAGGCAGCACGATGGCCGGAAGCCAGCTACTCCACAAGGAGACGTACCTTGGCAGAAATATCCCAGCGGCGGCGGTCGGAGTCTGACGGTACCTCGTCATTTCTCCTCTTCAAGGACAACAACACCCACCGAATCCTTTACAGGGGAGTACAGGCAGGCGTACCAGTATTCCCAAAGTATGCCAAACAGTTACATGCAGCCTATGGAGATCCCTTTACAAAAAGCGGTCTCGCCACGAGAGCCGAGGGAACACTACAGAAGGGAACGAAGGGCTCATTCCAGCCCCAATGTGCCAACTAAATTCTTCTATGCAGAGGATTTGGGGAAGTATGGATCTTCAGCTCCATCAAGGACTTATTATCAAGATGACCGATACAGCGTTCCTAGCCAAGCCTACTCACCAAAAATTCAATACGTACAAGATCCAAGAACTCACATTGTTCACGCTGTATCTGCCGGACCGTATTACACAGACGTTGACTCCTACCATTATCCTGCACAACCCGTGTACCCTAAAACCTATGCTGCGAGTGAACCAGGTGCATATATAATACAGACGCCTCCAGCGAGGACATTCTACGGAGATGACCCGAGGACATATCAGATTCAAACAGCCCCTCCTCGGATTTTCTACATGGGCGACCCCTATGCGCAATCAGTGGAGCATCATTATCCATCAAGGGCGTATTACACGGAGGGCAGACGACATGCCCGTGCGGTTCAGCCACAGTCTGATGACTGGTACGGCTCAGAGGTGTCTGGCTACTCGAGCCATTACCCCTCCTCATATGTGTCACAGGTCACTCCCACAAGAGTTAGACAAGAGCCAAAGCTAACGACTTGGTATGCCAACCCGTGCATGGAGCCAGAAAGACCTGCAACAGAACCAAGACCATACTCAAGGTCCTGGGATAACATCCTCGATACCCAGGTCGAGAGGGAACAGCCTGTGCCGCGTGGTAAGAGTGATGAGAATCTTCTTTGTCAGGGAATAGAAACTTCAAACGAAAGACCGAAACCTGTTGTTGTGAATCTCTCAAGCTCCCCGAGGCGTTACGCTGCATTGTCCTTGTCTGAAAACTCTTTGCTTGACAAAAGCCCAACCGAGGCCAGAAGCTCCTCAAGCAAATTGTGGTTTGTCACTCCTGAAATAACCATCACTGACAATGACATTAGACCTAGTAACATTAGCAAAACAGAAACACGCTCTGCTAGTTGGGATGTGCTGGATCCGAAGAGTGCCCCAAATCAAGCAGGCCCTCAATGTGAAACAAAATCCCACCCCGTAGAATCCACCAAAGATAAAGTGCACGGCAGCACTTCCCTGCAGCAAAGTCTCGAGCAGCTCGATGAGCTACTGGCTGACCTTGTCGTCGATTACAAGCCTCCTGCTAGGAGACCCAGCGAAGACCTGCTTGACCAGCTCAAGAAACTCATCGATGAGGAAGAAGCCGTATCTTCGGCAAGAAAGGACTCAGTGGCGGATTCTGAAGGCAGCATGCCCCTCGACAAGCAACCTACTTCCATAAAAATAGATCCAGATGCTCTGCGAGACACTGATGGAAGTTGCGATGGCCTCAGAAGTACAGAGGAGTGCTCCCCTGACCAAAGCCCAGATGAGGACGATACCATGATGTGCTCAAACAATAGATGCCGTCGGACCGAGACGCTGTTTAATGCCTGCCTCTACTTCAAATCCTGCCACAGCTGCTACACCTACTATTGCTCTCGCAACTGTCGCCGAGAAGACTGGGACGTGCACAAAGAGAGCTGCCTCTACGGGCGAATCGGCAGCGTTTGCCGCCATGTTATCAAGTACTGTAGAGAAACCACAGAGGTCCACAAAGCATTCTCCCGTATAGCCAAAGTTGGATACCTGTCTCGGGGTAGGGGTGTCCTGTTTGTAGGGTTTCCAAATCCGGGCTCGTCCACAAATTTCCTTCAGTTTGGACTAGAAAGTCTGCTTATGTCTCCGACGTACTTGTCCCTTCGTGAGCTTGAGAGTTTTAAGGACAACCTGGGGGATTATTGCAAAGAGCTCCAAGAGGCAGGAAAGGAATACGACCCGAATGAATGTTTTCTCTTGAATGTATCCATTGCTGTTGGCGATCAAGTGCCCGACGGACCGTCGCCAAGGGTCCAAGCCCCGACCGTCAGGAAATTTGCCAAGATAGCTCTAGCCTCGTACAGCCCAGAAAAAAAGAGTCAGCGTAAAGAAAGCGACATGGAGACGTTGATCCTCACCCCACCGCCGGGTATGGCCGACATCGACAAGGAAGGAGAAGAAGGAAGGAAATCGAGGGAGATCTGCTTCATCAACATTCAACGAGAGTTAAGGATACGTGGTGTGTTTCTACGCCACGAGTATCCGCACGTCTACCAGAAGCTCTGTGAATTTGTGGAGAACAACAGAAGGTTCACACCCACTACTATTTATCCCATCGACAAAAGGACCGGCAAGCAGTTTATGTGCATGATAATGGCAGCGTCTGAGCCACGAACACTGGACTGGGTAGCCAACCCACATCTCCTAGATGAcattatataa